CGCGCCGGTGATCATGTTCTTCACATAATCGGCGTGGCCGGGGCAGTCGACGTGCGCATAGTGGCGGTTCGCCGTCTCGTACTCGACGTGCGCGGTCGAGATCGTGATGCCGCGCTCGCGCTCTTCCGGCGCCTTGTCGATGTTCGCGAAGTCGACCGCGGCGTTGCCCGCGACGTTCTCCGCCAGCACCTTCGTGATCGCTGCGGTCAGCGAGGTCTTGCCATGGTCGACGTGACCGATGGTGCCGATGTTGAGGTGCGGCTTGGTCCGCTCAAACTTAGCCTTGGCCATTGTTTCCCTACCTTCTTGGATTCGTCTTCGCGAACGGAGCCGCGCCAGAACGCGGCCCCATAGCGAACCGTTTTCGATATTGCTACCCCGTCATGCCGGCCTTGAGCCGGCATCCCGCTTCTTTCGCCCACGAAGAGGAAGCGGGACCCCGGCTCGAGGCCGGGGTGACGGTCATCTCATCAGGCGAGCTTCGCCTTGACTTCATCGGCCACGTTCTGCGGCACTTCGTCATAGTGCGAGAACTGCATCGAGTAGCTCGCGCGGCCCTGCGTGAACGACCGCAGCGAGTTGACGTAGCCGAACATGTTGGCGAGCGGCACCATCGCGGTCACCGCCTGCGCGTTGCCGCGCGTGTCGGTGCCCTGGATCTGGCCACGGCGCGAGTTCATGTCGCCGATGACATCGCCCAGATAGTCCTCCGGGGTGACGACCTCGACCTTCATGACCGGCTCGAGCAGGGTGATGCCCGACTTCTGCGCGGCCTCGCGCATCGCGCCGCGCGCGGTGATCTCGAACGCCAGCGCCGACGAGTCGACGTCGTGATACGCACCGTCATAGAGCGTGATCTCGAAGTCGATGATCGGGAAGCCGACCAGCGAGCCGGTCGCCGCCGTCTCGCGGAAGCCCTTCTCGATCGCGGGGATATATTCCTTCGGAATGTTACCGCCCTTGATCTCGTCCTTGAAGATGATGCCCGCGCCGCGCTCGCCCGGGGTCAGCTTCACCTTCACGCGGCCAAACTGGCCGGTGCCGCCCGACTGCTTCTTGTGCGTGTAGTCGATGTCGACCGGCTTCTTGAGGTACTCGCGATACGCCACCTGCGGCGCACCGACGTTCGCCTCGACCTTGAACTCGCGCTTCATGCGGTCGACCAGGATCTCGAGGTGGAGCTCGCCCATCCCCTTGATGATGGTCTGGCCCGATTCGTGGTCGGTCGACACGCGGAACGAGGGATCCTCGGCGGCCAGGCGGTTGAGCGCGATGCCCATCTTCTCCTGGTCGGCCTTGGTCTTGGGCTCCACCGACAGCTCGATCACGGGCTCGGGGAATTCCATCCGCTCCAGGATGATCGGGTGCGCCGGGTCGCACAGCGTGTCGCCTGTCGTCGTCTCCTTCAGGCCCGCGATCGCGACGATGTCGCCCGCACGCGCCTCGTCGATGTCCTCACGCGAGTTCGCGTGCATGAGGAGCATGCGGCCGATCTTTTCCTTCTTGTCCTTCACCGAGTTCAGGTAGCCGCCCTTCACCAGGACGCCCGAATAGATGCGCGCGAAGGTCAGCGAGCCGACGAAGGGATCGTTCATGATCTTGAACGCCAGCGCCGAGAACGGCGCCTCGTCCGAGGACGGACGCTCGTCCGGCGTCTCGCCGTCGAGCTTCACGCCCTTGATCGCCGGCACGTCGAGCGGCGACGGCAGGAAGTCTACCACCGCGTCGAGCAGCGGCTGGACGCCCTTGTTCTTGAACGCCGAGCCGCAGACGACCGGCACGAACGACATGTTGAGCGTGCCCTTGCGGATCAGCGCCTTCAGCGTCTTCGTGTCGGGCTCGTTGCCCTCCAGATACGCCTCCATCGCCTCGTCGTCCTGCTCGACGGCGAGCTCGATCAGGTCGTTGCGATACTTCGCCGCCTTCTCGGCCATGTCGTCGGGGATCGGCTGATATTCGAACTTCGCGCCCAGCGACTCCTCAAGCCAGATGATCGCGCGGTTCTCGACCAGGTCGACCAGGCCCTTGAACCCGCCCTCGATACCGATCGGCAGGTACAGCACCGCCGGCTTCGCCCCCAGGCGATCGATGATCGACTGGACGCAGAAGTAGAAATCGGCGCCGGTGCGGTCGAGCTTGTTGACGAAGCACATGCGCGGCACGCCGTACTTGTCGGCCTGACGCCACACCGTCTCGGACTGCGGCTCCACGCCGGCGACGCCGTCGAAGCACGCCACCGCGCCGTCGAGCACGCGCAGCGAACGCTCGACCTCGATCGTGAAGTCGACGTGGCCCGGCGTGTCGATGATGTTGATGAGGTGCTCGGGCCCCTTGCCCTCCTCGGCCTTCCACTTGCAGGTGGTGGCAGCCGAGGTGATCGTGATCCCGCGCTCCTGCTCCTGCTCCATCCAGTCCATCGTCGCGGTGCCTTCGTGCACTTCGCCGATCTTGTAGGACTTGCCGGTGTAATAGAGGATGCGCTCGGTCGTCGTCGTCTTG
The sequence above is drawn from the Sphingomonas adhaesiva genome and encodes:
- the fusA gene encoding elongation factor G is translated as MARSHPLELYRNIGIMAHIDAGKTTTTERILYYTGKSYKIGEVHEGTATMDWMEQEQERGITITSAATTCKWKAEEGKGPEHLINIIDTPGHVDFTIEVERSLRVLDGAVACFDGVAGVEPQSETVWRQADKYGVPRMCFVNKLDRTGADFYFCVQSIIDRLGAKPAVLYLPIGIEGGFKGLVDLVENRAIIWLEESLGAKFEYQPIPDDMAEKAAKYRNDLIELAVEQDDEAMEAYLEGNEPDTKTLKALIRKGTLNMSFVPVVCGSAFKNKGVQPLLDAVVDFLPSPLDVPAIKGVKLDGETPDERPSSDEAPFSALAFKIMNDPFVGSLTFARIYSGVLVKGGYLNSVKDKKEKIGRMLLMHANSREDIDEARAGDIVAIAGLKETTTGDTLCDPAHPIILERMEFPEPVIELSVEPKTKADQEKMGIALNRLAAEDPSFRVSTDHESGQTIIKGMGELHLEILVDRMKREFKVEANVGAPQVAYREYLKKPVDIDYTHKKQSGGTGQFGRVKVKLTPGERGAGIIFKDEIKGGNIPKEYIPAIEKGFRETAATGSLVGFPIIDFEITLYDGAYHDVDSSALAFEITARGAMREAAQKSGITLLEPVMKVEVVTPEDYLGDVIGDMNSRRGQIQGTDTRGNAQAVTAMVPLANMFGYVNSLRSFTQGRASYSMQFSHYDEVPQNVADEVKAKLA